A single Agrococcus sp. ARC_14 DNA region contains:
- a CDS encoding LacI family DNA-binding transcriptional regulator gives MSRRAATIVDVAKRAGVARTTASDALRGHGRVSEVTRVAVEQAAAELGYRPNSAARSLRAATTGTIGLHLPEAMTRIDYYLQTVYGALEQAGFDEVDVTVITSRRLAGDQAPPSVDGVILLDPLADDPVATRLLALDLPIVTLERALGDAATGVVSADHEGAIRALLDHLAARGSTAPAFLASPAVTDWGTRAQEVYRAWCGEHGIAPTLVERPFGSDSAAYAEAAREVLTARPETDAFLCGPDGSAIVVADVLQDAGRVVGDDVLVAAMVDSPALAYTDPPVTAVDLAPRAAGALCVQLLVQIIRGEAEPNASVPLPIEVRYRASTLGR, from the coding sequence ATGAGCAGGAGAGCCGCGACCATCGTCGACGTCGCCAAGCGCGCGGGCGTGGCGCGCACCACGGCGTCGGATGCGCTGCGCGGGCACGGGCGGGTCTCGGAGGTCACGCGCGTGGCCGTCGAGCAGGCCGCGGCCGAGCTCGGCTATCGCCCGAACTCCGCGGCGCGATCGCTGCGGGCGGCGACCACCGGCACGATCGGTCTCCACCTGCCGGAGGCCATGACGCGCATCGACTACTACCTGCAGACCGTCTACGGCGCGCTCGAGCAGGCCGGCTTCGACGAGGTCGACGTGACCGTCATCACCTCACGACGGCTCGCAGGCGATCAGGCGCCGCCGAGCGTCGACGGCGTGATCCTGCTCGACCCGCTGGCCGACGATCCGGTGGCGACCCGGCTGCTCGCGCTCGACCTGCCGATCGTCACGCTCGAGCGGGCGCTCGGGGATGCGGCGACCGGTGTCGTCTCGGCCGACCACGAGGGCGCGATCCGCGCGCTGCTCGATCACCTCGCCGCACGCGGCAGCACCGCGCCGGCCTTCCTCGCCTCCCCCGCCGTCACCGACTGGGGCACCCGCGCGCAGGAGGTCTACCGCGCGTGGTGCGGCGAGCACGGGATCGCGCCGACCCTCGTGGAGCGGCCCTTCGGCTCCGACTCCGCGGCCTACGCCGAGGCGGCGCGCGAGGTGCTCACGGCGCGGCCGGAGACGGATGCCTTCCTGTGCGGCCCGGACGGCTCGGCCATCGTGGTGGCCGACGTGCTGCAGGATGCCGGGCGCGTCGTCGGCGACGACGTGCTCGTGGCCGCGATGGTCGACAGCCCGGCGCTCGCCTACACCGACCCGCCGGTGACGGCAGTCGACCTCGCGCCGCGCGCGGCCGGGGCGCTGTGCGTGCAGCTGCTCGTGCAGATCATCCGCGGCGAGGCCGAGCCGAACGCATCCGTGCCGCTGCCGATCGAGGTGCGCTACCGGGCGTCGACGCTCGGGCGGTGA
- a CDS encoding ABC transporter substrate-binding protein has product MRTTSRITVAAAAIAALALTACTGPGSPGGTGQPEDPGLPEGFAAVADESVESAGGPLHVQVDYDTAEAQGLDPAFAEIARSWSIMGLVVESLVSVGPGFEIEPELAASWEQPDDTTYVFDLQPDAVFSNGRAVSAADVVGSLNRLRESGSVWSGQLGPIAEIADTSSGDAQQVTITLESPFTPLLAALANTPAGILPMQEIEAGELDPTAELLGSGAFIVADHRQDESWSFEANPEWWNAEQLGIDSLELTIAGDDQTRLAGLRDGSTQLANFSNPDALALLGSAQGVTAVSQTQSDFFYAMLNSVNPDSPFVDEELRQTVNAVLDRQGIVDLALAGAAMPTAVTPANLPDACTADSVPSASATPAADALAGQSISLLIYNDDPSLTALAQVVQQQLQGAGAEVTLDSVDYGTYAERVYVAQPGDFQMALGWFAGYGDPSMVTNWWNPETAFFNVGFVQPHEDLSAAIAEAQTMPAGAERAEALQTVCDLADTYSEMVPLATRPQVVGIRSDQLSASVLSDEGYGDFLRLIAEFKTIEG; this is encoded by the coding sequence GTGCGCACCACCTCAAGGATCACCGTCGCGGCCGCTGCCATCGCGGCGCTCGCCCTCACCGCCTGCACCGGGCCAGGATCGCCCGGAGGCACCGGGCAGCCCGAGGACCCGGGTCTGCCGGAGGGCTTCGCGGCGGTCGCCGACGAGTCGGTCGAGAGCGCGGGGGGCCCGCTGCACGTGCAGGTCGACTACGACACCGCAGAGGCGCAGGGGCTCGACCCCGCGTTCGCCGAGATCGCGCGCTCGTGGTCGATCATGGGACTCGTGGTCGAGTCGCTCGTCTCCGTCGGCCCAGGCTTCGAGATCGAGCCGGAGCTGGCCGCCTCGTGGGAGCAGCCCGACGACACCACCTACGTCTTCGACCTGCAGCCCGACGCAGTCTTCTCGAACGGCCGTGCCGTGTCGGCCGCCGACGTCGTCGGCTCGCTCAACCGTCTCAGGGAGTCGGGCTCGGTGTGGTCCGGCCAGCTGGGCCCGATCGCCGAGATCGCCGACACCTCCTCCGGCGACGCGCAGCAGGTCACCATCACGCTCGAGAGCCCGTTCACCCCGCTGCTCGCGGCGCTCGCCAACACGCCAGCCGGCATCCTGCCGATGCAGGAGATCGAGGCGGGCGAGCTCGATCCGACCGCAGAGCTGCTGGGCTCCGGCGCCTTCATCGTCGCCGATCACCGGCAGGACGAGTCGTGGTCGTTCGAGGCCAATCCCGAGTGGTGGAACGCCGAGCAGCTGGGCATCGACTCGCTCGAGCTGACGATCGCCGGCGACGACCAGACGCGCCTCGCGGGGCTCCGCGACGGCTCGACGCAGCTGGCGAACTTCTCCAACCCCGACGCGCTCGCCCTGCTCGGCAGCGCCCAGGGCGTGACGGCCGTGAGCCAGACGCAGAGCGACTTCTTCTACGCGATGCTCAACTCCGTCAACCCCGACTCGCCCTTCGTCGACGAGGAGCTGCGCCAGACGGTGAACGCGGTGCTCGACCGCCAGGGGATCGTCGATCTCGCCCTCGCCGGCGCGGCGATGCCGACCGCGGTCACGCCCGCCAACCTGCCAGACGCGTGCACCGCCGACTCCGTGCCCTCCGCATCCGCGACGCCCGCGGCCGACGCGCTCGCGGGCCAGAGCATCTCGCTGCTGATCTACAACGACGACCCCTCGCTCACCGCGCTCGCGCAGGTCGTGCAGCAGCAGCTGCAGGGCGCAGGCGCTGAGGTCACGCTCGACAGCGTCGACTACGGCACCTACGCCGAGCGCGTCTACGTGGCGCAGCCGGGCGACTTCCAGATGGCGCTCGGCTGGTTCGCCGGCTACGGCGACCCCTCGATGGTGACGAACTGGTGGAACCCCGAGACCGCGTTCTTCAACGTGGGCTTCGTGCAGCCGCACGAGGATCTCTCTGCCGCCATCGCCGAGGCGCAGACGATGCCGGCGGGCGCCGAGCGCGCTGAGGCGCTGCAGACGGTCTGCGATCTCGCGGACACCTACTCCGAGATGGTGCCGCTCGCGACCCGCCCGCAGGTCGTCGGCATCCGCAGCGACCAGCTCTCGGCGTCGGTGCTCTCGGATGAGGGCTACGGCGACTTCCTGCGGCTGATCGCCGAGTTCAAGACGATCGAGGGCTGA
- a CDS encoding ABC transporter permease yields the protein MLTLRWVGRRLLTGLVTLLGIALLVFFAARLVPGQAASVLLGPLATQEQRDALTAELGLDRDLFTQFGIWMGQIVTGDFGDSIISGQPVLDEIALRLPVTATVALLALGIALLVGVPLGILQAVRSRRRGGAVVSRMISGLGISVPEFVLGALVVLLFSTVPLGITIGAFTAVTDDVWLGLVSSLLPALVLSVFCAAATARTTRDAVLGVLVEPWIQAAVGRGERPWSIVRHHVLRNASIPILTLAATLLAYLLGGAVIVEGLFNVPGVGSYMLLAMDRRDYAVIQAAVMLAAVVFVVMSVLVELASSLVDPRVSTIGATR from the coding sequence ATGCTGACGCTGCGGTGGGTGGGCCGCCGGCTCCTGACGGGGCTGGTGACGCTCCTCGGCATCGCGCTGCTCGTCTTCTTCGCGGCGCGGCTGGTGCCGGGGCAGGCTGCCTCGGTGCTGCTGGGCCCGTTGGCGACCCAGGAGCAGCGCGATGCGCTCACCGCAGAGCTCGGCCTCGATCGCGACCTGTTCACGCAGTTCGGGATCTGGATGGGCCAGATCGTCACCGGCGACTTCGGCGACTCGATCATCTCGGGCCAGCCGGTGCTCGACGAGATCGCGCTGCGGCTGCCGGTCACGGCGACCGTGGCGCTGCTGGCGCTCGGCATCGCGCTGCTGGTCGGCGTGCCGCTCGGCATCCTGCAGGCCGTGCGGTCGCGCCGACGCGGCGGTGCCGTGGTCTCGCGCATGATCAGCGGGCTCGGCATCTCGGTGCCGGAGTTCGTGCTCGGCGCGCTCGTGGTGCTGCTGTTCTCGACGGTGCCGCTCGGCATCACGATCGGCGCGTTCACGGCCGTCACCGACGACGTGTGGCTCGGGCTCGTCTCGAGCCTGCTGCCGGCGCTCGTGCTGTCGGTCTTCTGCGCCGCGGCGACCGCGCGCACCACCCGCGACGCCGTGCTCGGCGTGCTGGTCGAGCCGTGGATACAGGCGGCGGTCGGCCGGGGTGAGCGGCCGTGGTCGATCGTGCGGCACCACGTGCTGCGCAACGCATCCATCCCCATCCTCACGCTCGCGGCGACCCTGCTCGCCTACCTGCTGGGCGGCGCGGTGATCGTGGAGGGGCTCTTCAACGTGCCGGGCGTCGGTTCCTACATGCTGCTGGCGATGGATCGCCGCGACTACGCCGTGATCCAGGCGGCCGTCATGCTCGCCGCGGTGGTCTTCGTGGTGATGAGCGTGCTCGTCGAGCTCGCCTCCAGCCTCGTCGACCCGCGCGTCTCGACGATCGGAGCGACGCGGTGA
- a CDS encoding ABC transporter permease, with product MTGTAAALAGTPGRLRSLRTSDPVMTIAIVILGLLVAASLAGRLIPGLNDGTSTVGGRFEAPSLAHPLGTDSLGRSLLARLLEGIGTTFLLSAVAVLCTAVIATALGIVAAYAGGWVRELVQRLGDVLYAFPAILLALLVAAAIGPGSTAALASIVLVTVPLMTRMVTAAAADVARRDFVTSARISGVAAPVIMVRHLLTCVSGTVVVQGTYALSVAILVEGGLSFLGYGVQLPASSLGLLVSEGNVYLLTAPWILIAAGSTMVLAILAVTLVGDALRDRLEPREAVDLT from the coding sequence GTGACCGGCACCGCCGCCGCGCTCGCCGGCACGCCGGGCCGGCTTCGCAGCCTCCGCACGAGCGACCCCGTCATGACGATCGCGATCGTCATCCTCGGTCTGCTCGTGGCCGCGAGCCTCGCCGGGCGGCTCATCCCCGGCCTCAACGACGGCACCTCCACGGTCGGCGGCCGCTTCGAGGCGCCGAGCCTCGCGCATCCGCTCGGCACCGACAGCCTCGGCCGCAGCCTGCTCGCTCGACTGCTCGAGGGCATCGGCACGACCTTCCTGCTCTCGGCGGTCGCGGTGCTCTGCACCGCCGTCATCGCCACGGCGCTCGGCATCGTCGCCGCCTATGCCGGCGGCTGGGTGCGCGAGCTCGTGCAGCGGCTCGGCGACGTGCTCTACGCCTTCCCCGCCATCCTGCTGGCGCTGCTGGTCGCGGCCGCGATCGGCCCCGGCAGCACGGCGGCGCTCGCGAGCATCGTGCTCGTCACGGTGCCGCTCATGACCCGCATGGTGACCGCCGCGGCCGCCGACGTCGCTCGCCGCGACTTCGTCACGAGCGCCAGGATCTCGGGCGTCGCCGCGCCCGTCATCATGGTGCGGCACCTGCTCACCTGTGTGAGCGGCACCGTGGTGGTGCAGGGCACGTACGCGCTCTCGGTCGCGATCCTGGTCGAGGGCGGGCTCTCCTTCCTCGGCTACGGCGTGCAGCTGCCCGCCTCCTCGCTCGGGCTGCTCGTGAGCGAGGGCAACGTCTACCTGCTCACCGCACCCTGGATCCTCATCGCCGCGGGCAGCACGATGGTGCTCGCCATCCTTGCGGTGACCCTCGTCGGCGACGCCCTGCGCGACCGGCTCGAGCCCAGAGAGGCGGTGGATCTCACGTGA
- a CDS encoding ABC transporter ATP-binding protein: MSLIEIDRLVVEFRTPRGIVRALDGASLTAEAGERLAIVGESGSGKSTVGAAIGALLPANGRFGDGTVRVDGVDVGALDRPGLRRLRRETLGFIPQDPIATLNPTMRVGRQLALVVRDLGGDTSGAALAQLLEEVQITDPADVLRRFPHQLSGGMAQRVAIAIAMVRRPRILIADEPTAALDANVRREVLKLVFEAAEHSGATVVWLSHDLDAVAKWCTRVAVMYRGQIVEDGPTADVLEDPTHPYTRSLLAAMPSRLQRGVEVRTYTELLAAQQVGRAADEESIA, translated from the coding sequence GTGAGCCTCATCGAGATCGACCGGCTGGTGGTCGAGTTCCGCACGCCGCGCGGGATCGTGCGCGCGCTCGACGGCGCGAGCCTGACCGCCGAGGCGGGCGAGCGCCTCGCCATCGTCGGCGAGTCCGGCAGCGGCAAGTCGACCGTGGGCGCCGCGATCGGCGCGCTGCTGCCCGCCAACGGCCGGTTCGGCGACGGCACCGTGCGCGTCGACGGCGTCGACGTCGGCGCCCTCGACCGGCCGGGACTGCGCAGGCTGCGCCGCGAGACGCTCGGCTTCATCCCGCAGGATCCGATCGCGACGCTCAACCCCACGATGCGCGTCGGCAGGCAGCTCGCGCTCGTCGTGCGCGATCTCGGCGGCGACACCTCCGGCGCGGCGCTCGCGCAGCTGCTCGAAGAGGTGCAGATCACCGATCCCGCCGACGTGCTGCGCCGCTTCCCGCACCAGCTCTCCGGCGGCATGGCGCAGCGCGTCGCGATCGCCATCGCGATGGTCCGCCGCCCGCGCATCCTCATCGCCGACGAGCCCACCGCGGCCCTCGACGCCAACGTGCGCCGCGAGGTGCTGAAGCTCGTCTTCGAGGCCGCGGAGCACAGCGGCGCCACCGTCGTCTGGCTCAGTCATGACCTGGATGCGGTGGCCAAGTGGTGCACGCGGGTCGCCGTGATGTATCGCGGCCAGATCGTCGAGGACGGACCGACGGCCGACGTGCTCGAGGACCCGACCCATCCGTACACCCGGTCGCTGCTCGCGGCGATGCCCTCGCGGCTGCAGCGCGGCGTCGAGGTGCGCACCTACACCGAGCTGCTCGCCGCGCAGCAGGTCGGCCGCGCGGCAGACGAGGAGTCGATCGCATGA
- a CDS encoding ABC transporter ATP-binding protein, which translates to MSLLELDAVTVRFGHGARTVHALREVSLAVEEGQTLGLVGESGSGKSTAAAVALGLRAPDGGEVRFAGEPLRRRRTAGEMQAVLQHPMWALNPRMTVAASIAEPLAVRTRDRTEVRRRVAELLEQVSLEPAIADRRPHELSGGQRQRVAIARALITRPRFIVFDEAVSALDVSVQAQVLQLVRRLQAEHGFGALFISHDLAVVRYVADRICVMRAGEVVEDAPTDAFVAGPAHPYSRSLLEEL; encoded by the coding sequence ATGAGCCTGCTCGAGCTCGACGCCGTCACGGTGCGCTTCGGCCACGGCGCCCGCACCGTGCACGCCCTGCGCGAGGTGAGCCTCGCGGTCGAGGAGGGGCAGACGCTCGGCCTGGTCGGGGAGTCCGGCTCCGGCAAGTCGACCGCCGCCGCGGTCGCCCTGGGCCTGCGCGCGCCCGACGGCGGCGAGGTGCGCTTCGCCGGCGAGCCGCTGCGCCGTCGCCGCACCGCCGGCGAGATGCAGGCGGTGCTGCAGCACCCCATGTGGGCGCTGAACCCCCGCATGACGGTCGCGGCCTCCATCGCCGAGCCGCTCGCCGTGCGCACCCGGGATCGCACGGAGGTGCGCCGACGGGTCGCCGAGCTGCTCGAGCAGGTCTCGCTCGAGCCGGCCATCGCCGATCGCCGCCCGCACGAGCTCTCCGGCGGGCAGCGACAGCGCGTCGCCATCGCCCGCGCGCTCATCACGAGGCCGCGCTTCATCGTCTTCGACGAGGCGGTCAGCGCGCTCGACGTCTCGGTGCAGGCGCAGGTGCTGCAGCTCGTGCGACGGCTGCAGGCCGAGCACGGCTTCGGCGCCCTCTTCATCTCGCACGACCTCGCCGTCGTCCGCTACGTCGCCGACCGCATCTGCGTGATGCGGGCTGGCGAGGTGGTGGAGGACGCCCCGACCGACGCCTTCGTGGCCGGCCCCGCGCATCCGTACTCCCGATCCCTCTTGGAGGAGCTATGA
- a CDS encoding P1 family peptidase yields MTAFAPQTTWDAEPRRTPRSSFAGLAVNADAPLEPVPGTARAQVAFDFPGVTIGTAEYAEGPTGVTVIEVAGGARTAIDDRGGAVGIVGRYPFNHAIALAGGSVHGLAAASGVTDALMEREGRKTGFADLQVVSGACIYDFAVRDNAITPDNALGRAALAAAVTGTAPVGRVGAGVGGSCGKTRPDATEWAGQGVAFRQVGELKVLALVVVNAVGAVFDRDGSVLRGNLQTDGTRRHPVIDGDEAFGAAGGAEQPGPAKGNTTLSVVVTNARLAEIDLQQLATQIHSSMHRGIQPFHTSLDGDTLFLLTTDEVDLPVYDPRQGLGPSIASFGAIASETMWDAIIESVR; encoded by the coding sequence ATGACCGCCTTCGCACCGCAGACGACCTGGGACGCCGAGCCGCGCCGCACGCCGCGCTCGAGCTTCGCCGGGCTGGCCGTCAACGCCGACGCGCCGCTGGAGCCCGTGCCGGGCACGGCCCGCGCGCAGGTCGCGTTCGACTTCCCGGGCGTCACGATCGGCACCGCCGAGTATGCCGAGGGGCCGACGGGCGTCACCGTCATCGAGGTCGCGGGCGGCGCCCGCACGGCGATCGACGACCGCGGCGGCGCCGTCGGCATCGTCGGGCGCTACCCCTTCAACCACGCGATCGCGCTCGCGGGCGGCTCGGTGCACGGGCTCGCCGCCGCGAGCGGCGTGACGGATGCGCTCATGGAGCGCGAGGGCCGCAAGACCGGCTTCGCCGATCTGCAGGTCGTCTCGGGCGCCTGCATCTACGACTTCGCGGTGCGCGACAACGCGATCACGCCCGACAACGCGCTCGGCCGCGCCGCGCTGGCGGCCGCGGTCACCGGCACCGCCCCCGTCGGCCGGGTCGGCGCCGGCGTGGGCGGCAGCTGCGGCAAGACGCGCCCCGACGCCACCGAGTGGGCGGGGCAGGGCGTCGCCTTCCGGCAGGTGGGCGAGCTCAAGGTGCTCGCGCTCGTGGTCGTCAACGCGGTCGGCGCCGTCTTCGACCGCGACGGCAGCGTGCTGCGCGGCAACCTGCAGACCGACGGCACCCGACGGCATCCGGTCATCGACGGCGACGAGGCCTTCGGCGCGGCCGGGGGTGCCGAGCAGCCGGGCCCGGCCAAGGGCAACACCACGCTCTCGGTCGTGGTCACGAACGCGAGGCTGGCAGAGATCGACCTGCAGCAGCTGGCGACGCAGATCCACTCGTCGATGCACCGCGGCATCCAGCCCTTCCACACCTCGCTCGACGGCGACACGCTCTTCCTGCTCACCACCGACGAGGTCGACCTGCCGGTCTACGACCCGCGCCAGGGGCTCGGCCCGAGCATCGCATCGTTCGGCGCGATCGCCTCCGAGACGATGTGGGACGCCATCATCGAGAGCGTGCGCTGA
- a CDS encoding FMN-binding negative transcriptional regulator, with protein sequence MHTYPSYHAPDGRAIVDFVARTPFALAVTSQAGAPIATHVPVVIPPALDTASVDTLVGTTLWSHMGHANRHWRLMEEQPEVLLIHTSSHGYVSPTLYRKDPSVPTVDYTAVHLTGTVRLMDTDDEALGVVEQTVRQLEATRDPQWQMATSREVFRAIIRGVTAFAIDITSEQAVFKLSQDKPADIRARVRDEFAGESSAAGAIGGCPHADLAEIMDALPVDHVRRGHYPPLEDA encoded by the coding sequence GTGCACACCTATCCCAGCTATCACGCGCCGGACGGCCGGGCGATCGTCGACTTCGTCGCGCGCACGCCGTTCGCGCTGGCCGTGACCTCGCAGGCAGGCGCGCCGATCGCGACGCACGTGCCGGTGGTGATCCCGCCGGCGCTCGACACCGCATCCGTCGACACCCTCGTCGGCACCACGCTCTGGTCGCACATGGGGCACGCCAACCGCCACTGGCGGCTGATGGAGGAGCAGCCGGAGGTGCTGCTCATCCACACCTCCTCGCACGGCTACGTCTCGCCGACGCTCTACCGCAAGGACCCATCGGTGCCGACGGTCGACTACACCGCCGTGCACCTCACGGGCACCGTGCGCCTCATGGACACCGACGACGAGGCGCTCGGGGTGGTCGAGCAGACCGTCCGCCAGCTCGAGGCCACGCGCGACCCGCAGTGGCAGATGGCGACCTCGCGCGAGGTCTTCCGCGCGATCATCCGCGGCGTCACCGCCTTCGCGATCGACATCACCAGCGAGCAGGCCGTCTTCAAGCTCAGCCAGGACAAGCCCGCCGACATCCGCGCCCGCGTCCGCGACGAGTTCGCGGGGGAGTCGTCGGCCGCCGGTGCGATCGGCGGCTGCCCGCATGCCGACCTGGCAGAGATCATGGATGCACTGCCCGTCGATCACGTGCGGCGTGGCCACTACCCACCGCTGGAGGATGCATGA
- a CDS encoding C45 family peptidase, whose protein sequence is MRVTELRLTDASAHARGVAYGAALGGEVRHTIGLYREAYELMGVPADVIDEVVAGSLDAVRDWAPTQWEELTGLAEGTGVRLDELMLLTARTEILAHAPVDVLECSTVVALHEDRRPQTMQTWDWHGELAPTGVLLELHLPGADGAGRVVRTFAETGMVGKIGVTAGADGSGGLGVHFNILHHASDRTAVGVPVHVVMRRILDEASSVDGAIALARSATVGASTVLTVVQGASAGAPARAASLELAPAGVAVVEAKEGFLAHTNHFLDPQLAEGEATLDSSTTGPRFEHTVAQRASIEGATDAVSMAAAMCGEAGADAPVCVRVRPAASLAERWETLLTASLDVEAAAIDWFAGPPSGLDASTVRRFG, encoded by the coding sequence ATGAGAGTCACAGAGCTGCGACTGACGGATGCCTCGGCGCACGCCCGCGGCGTCGCCTACGGCGCCGCGCTCGGCGGCGAGGTGCGGCACACGATCGGCCTCTACCGCGAGGCCTACGAGCTGATGGGGGTGCCCGCCGACGTGATCGACGAGGTCGTCGCCGGCTCGCTCGATGCCGTGCGCGACTGGGCACCGACGCAGTGGGAGGAGCTCACCGGGCTCGCGGAGGGCACCGGCGTGCGCCTCGACGAGCTGATGCTGCTGACCGCCCGCACCGAGATCCTGGCCCACGCGCCCGTCGACGTGCTCGAGTGCTCGACGGTGGTGGCGCTGCACGAGGATCGTCGCCCGCAGACGATGCAGACCTGGGACTGGCACGGCGAGCTGGCACCCACCGGCGTGCTGCTCGAGCTGCACCTGCCGGGGGCCGATGGTGCCGGCCGGGTCGTGCGCACCTTCGCCGAGACCGGCATGGTCGGCAAGATCGGCGTGACCGCTGGCGCCGACGGCTCCGGCGGCCTGGGCGTGCACTTCAACATCCTCCATCACGCCTCCGACCGCACCGCGGTCGGTGTGCCCGTGCACGTCGTGATGCGGCGCATCCTCGACGAGGCAAGCAGCGTCGACGGAGCGATCGCGCTCGCCCGCTCGGCGACCGTCGGCGCCTCCACCGTGCTCACCGTCGTGCAGGGCGCGAGCGCGGGCGCCCCTGCGCGTGCCGCGAGCCTCGAGCTGGCACCGGCAGGCGTCGCCGTGGTCGAGGCGAAGGAGGGCTTCCTCGCCCACACGAACCACTTCCTCGACCCGCAGCTGGCCGAGGGCGAGGCCACGCTCGACTCCTCGACCACCGGCCCGCGCTTCGAGCACACGGTCGCGCAGCGTGCGTCGATCGAGGGCGCCACCGACGCGGTCTCCATGGCGGCGGCGATGTGCGGCGAAGCGGGGGCGGATGCGCCGGTGTGTGTGCGCGTGCGGCCGGCGGCCTCGCTCGCGGAGCGCTGGGAGACGCTGCTCACCGCGTCGCTCGACGTCGAGGCGGCCGCGATCGACTGGTTCGCCGGGCCGCCGAGCGGGCTCGACGCGAGCACCGTGCGCCGGTTCGGCTGA
- a CDS encoding C45 family peptidase, with protein sequence MLEIAGATPRDRGIDRGRQVAAVVREHWPVHLGLFALAGWSEQEVREHALASLDALGAWWPDGRDEILGVAEGAGVEPWIAAALGARTELLVAKGGPDAHAARECTILATVAPAAAAQVWDWHRELADAWHAQQVRGGPLAFAGITEHGIGAKVGMNEAGVGVLLAILSHTDDRPGGVPVHSVLHRVLAEAETADAAVAIAASAPVTSSSVLTIVGPTAAGGRTVVAIELSPAGSERVSPEPDRAGQQWLPRTNHFLSERLAAGSRTFRGDPDSDDRLRLLRERIDARAGLDPVRAASDLVPMLRTAPGAELGDICCVARPEQPFGRAWQTLATVAIDERGLTITEGSPLERPRPALHVPLPR encoded by the coding sequence GTGCTCGAGATCGCCGGCGCGACGCCGCGCGATCGCGGCATCGATCGCGGCAGGCAGGTGGCCGCGGTCGTGCGCGAGCACTGGCCCGTGCACCTCGGGCTGTTCGCGCTCGCGGGCTGGAGCGAGCAGGAGGTGCGCGAGCATGCACTGGCCTCGCTCGACGCGCTCGGTGCTTGGTGGCCCGATGGCCGCGACGAGATCCTGGGCGTCGCGGAGGGCGCAGGCGTCGAGCCCTGGATCGCCGCCGCCCTCGGCGCGCGCACCGAGCTGCTGGTGGCGAAGGGCGGTCCCGACGCGCACGCCGCCCGCGAGTGCACGATCCTGGCGACCGTCGCGCCCGCCGCTGCCGCGCAGGTGTGGGACTGGCATCGCGAGCTCGCCGACGCCTGGCACGCGCAGCAGGTGCGCGGTGGGCCGCTGGCGTTCGCTGGCATCACCGAGCACGGCATCGGCGCCAAGGTCGGCATGAACGAGGCGGGCGTCGGCGTGCTGCTGGCGATCCTGTCGCACACCGACGACCGACCGGGCGGCGTGCCCGTGCACTCGGTGCTGCACCGGGTGCTTGCGGAGGCGGAGACGGCGGATGCGGCGGTCGCGATCGCGGCGTCGGCGCCGGTGACGTCGTCGAGCGTGCTGACGATCGTGGGGCCGACGGCCGCCGGCGGCCGCACGGTCGTCGCGATCGAGCTGAGCCCCGCGGGCAGCGAGCGGGTGTCGCCAGAGCCCGACCGCGCCGGGCAGCAGTGGCTCCCGCGCACGAACCACTTCCTCTCGGAGCGGCTGGCTGCGGGTTCGCGCACCTTCCGCGGCGACCCCGACTCCGACGACCGGCTGCGGCTGCTGCGGGAACGCATCGACGCCCGTGCGGGCCTCGATCCGGTGCGTGCCGCATCCGACCTCGTGCCGATGCTGCGCACCGCGCCCGGCGCCGAGCTCGGCGACATCTGCTGCGTCGCCCGCCCCGAGCAGCCCTTCGGACGCGCGTGGCAGACGCTCGCGACCGTCGCGATCGACGAGCGCGGCCTCACGATCACCGAGGGCTCGCCGCTGGAGCGCCCGCGCCCCGCGCTGCACGTGCCCCTGCCGCGCTGA